One window from the genome of Eucalyptus grandis isolate ANBG69807.140 chromosome 7, ASM1654582v1, whole genome shotgun sequence encodes:
- the LOC120286418 gene encoding calcium-dependent protein kinase 24-like, translating to MKEALAQDLPWKMKEPRVLEILQAVVVDNLPDEQVDHMKELFDMMDTNKNGDLTFEELKHGLHKYGQQVADPDVQMLMSHDFLY from the exons ATGAAAGAG GCCCTTGCTCAGGATCTTCCCTGGAAGATGAAGGAACCACGTGTCTTAGAGATTCTTCAAGCG GTAGTAGTAGACAATTTGCCTGATGAGCAAGTGGATCATATGAAAGAGCTGTTCGACATGATGGACACCAATAAAAATGGAGATCTGACATTTGAAGAGTTGAAACATGGCCTGCACAAATATGGACAGCAAGTTGCTGATCCTGATGTGCAGATGCTGATGAGTCACGATTTCTTGTATTAG
- the LOC104450147 gene encoding LOW QUALITY PROTEIN: transcription factor bHLH121 (The sequence of the model RefSeq protein was modified relative to this genomic sequence to represent the inferred CDS: substituted 1 base at 1 genomic stop codon), protein MFHPWLLNLIQMNRGETKSKSHQKDPDXPKNDKATILTDTIQVLKDLTMEVNKLKAECAALIEESRELMQEKNELREEKSSLKSEVENLNVQYQQRTRVMHPWAAMDPSVVMGPAYSYPVPIPVTQVQYPCSHNFLQPFPFFGNQNASAIPAPCSTFIPNSMPANPTFEQQSTQYASTSHVSNKKDSKSRSSDHQRGSIAEQDEDSNDVATDLELKMPGTSSHQDLTSGEKKGKQTQRKEISILLMGAPQASFPHLRLFQIVPPIVLVTTQSPVDEELSPENLNATIFFSCYRPNSFSSPFVVCTRGWSVVYYVAFA, encoded by the exons ATGTTCCACCCATGGCTTCTTAATCTGATCCAAATGAACCGTGGAGAAACAAAATCGAAGTCTCATCAAAAGG ATCCTGATTGACCTAAGAATGACAAGGCAACCATTCTTACGGACACAATCCAGGTGCTGAAGGATTTAACCATGGAAGTTAACAAATTGAAAGCTGAATGTGCAGCTCTTATTGAAGAATCTCGTGAG CTGATGCAGGAGAAGAATGAGCTCAGGGAAGAGAAATCATCTTTAAAATCTGAAGTTGAAAATCTTAATGTCCAGTACCAGCAAAGGACGAGGGTTATGCACCCTTGGGCTGCCATGGATCCATCTGTCGTCATGGGTCCAGCCTACTCATATCCAGTTCCAATACCCGTCACTCAGGTCCAATACCCATGCTCTCACAACTTC cttcagcctttccctttctttggaaATCAGAATGCAAGTGCTATTCCTGCTCCGTGTTCTACCTTTATCCCAAATTCAATGCCTGCCAATCCCACATTTGAACAGCAGTCAACCCAATATGCTTCCACTTCTCACGtgtcaaataaaaaagactCCAAAAGCAGGTCTTCAGATCATCAAAGGGGCAGCATTGCAGAGCAAGACGAAGATTCAAATGACGTGGCAACAGACCTTGAACTTAAGATGCCTGGAACATCATCAcatcag GACTTGACGTCCGGAGAAAAGAAGGGCAAGCAGACCCAGAGGAAGGAGATAAGTATTTTACTGATGGGAGCTCCTCAAGCAAGCTTTCCTCATCTCAGGCTTTTCCAGATAGTTCCTCCAATAGTGTTAGTGACAACCCAAAGTCCAGTAGATGAAGAGTTGAGTCCAGAAAATCTTAAtgccacaattttcttttcctgttaCAGGCCTAACTCATTTTCTAGTCCTTTCGTAGTTTGTACCCGAGGCTGGTCAGTTGTATATTATGTTGCGTTTGCTTAA